A single region of the Phycisphaerae bacterium RAS1 genome encodes:
- the pgtC_1 gene encoding Phosphoglycerate transport regulatory protein PgtC precursor: MTTAWVLALAFWSTATARAEQYDLEILTPHNEHIQREFELAFSKHVGKPLKIRWVKQGTGQLLKVLEAQERSVKGGSFGFDVFFGGGVPDHDTAAERGYLEPAGVPDDILKGIPEKIAGVGNFDPKHRWIGAALSSYGVLMNLRGLAQQKLPELKTWEDLGDPRMFSWVVIADPRKSSSVRVSYELILQQYGWEKGWTLLMQIAANSRLIADASSAIPNEVATGNVLAGPCIDFYAYARVAQAGKDVLLYVNPVGGSAITPDPISMLRQPPHREMAQKFITFVLSPAGQSLWVLAPGEPGGPQENALFRLPVRPDVCEQHADKISIKNPYKEAEAGAFRTVDDNLQRSRNLLVSELMGAALVDLHGELKDAWKALIDGGMKPAALEEWKKPPFSEREGLEIAKKLEAGEREARLITRNWTREFKAKYQRVKELGK; encoded by the coding sequence TTGACGACCGCGTGGGTTCTCGCGCTTGCGTTCTGGTCCACCGCAACCGCTCGCGCCGAGCAATATGACCTCGAAATCCTCACGCCGCACAATGAGCACATCCAGCGCGAATTCGAGCTGGCATTCAGCAAGCACGTGGGCAAGCCGCTCAAAATCCGCTGGGTCAAGCAGGGCACCGGCCAGCTTCTCAAGGTGCTCGAAGCGCAGGAACGAAGCGTCAAGGGCGGGTCGTTCGGCTTCGACGTCTTCTTCGGCGGGGGCGTGCCGGACCATGACACGGCCGCCGAGCGCGGCTACCTCGAGCCCGCCGGCGTGCCGGACGACATTCTGAAGGGAATCCCGGAGAAGATCGCCGGCGTCGGCAACTTCGACCCCAAGCACCGCTGGATCGGCGCGGCCCTTTCCTCCTACGGCGTATTGATGAACCTCCGCGGCCTGGCGCAGCAGAAACTGCCCGAGCTGAAGACCTGGGAAGACCTCGGCGATCCGCGGATGTTCAGTTGGGTGGTGATCGCGGACCCGCGAAAAAGCTCCAGCGTCCGCGTGAGCTACGAACTCATCCTGCAGCAGTACGGCTGGGAGAAGGGCTGGACGCTGTTGATGCAGATCGCGGCCAACTCGCGGTTGATTGCCGATGCGAGCAGCGCGATCCCGAACGAGGTCGCCACGGGCAACGTGCTGGCCGGGCCGTGCATCGATTTCTACGCCTACGCCCGCGTGGCGCAGGCCGGCAAGGACGTGCTGCTCTACGTCAATCCCGTCGGCGGATCGGCCATCACGCCCGATCCGATCTCCATGCTGCGCCAGCCGCCGCACCGCGAGATGGCGCAGAAGTTCATCACTTTCGTTCTCAGCCCCGCGGGGCAAAGCCTGTGGGTGCTGGCGCCGGGAGAGCCGGGCGGGCCGCAGGAGAACGCACTCTTCCGCCTGCCCGTGCGGCCCGATGTGTGCGAGCAGCACGCCGATAAGATCAGCATCAAGAACCCCTACAAGGAGGCCGAGGCGGGGGCGTTCCGCACGGTCGATGATAATCTGCAGCGTTCGCGGAATCTGCTCGTGTCCGAGCTGATGGGCGCCGCGCTGGTCGACCTGCACGGCGAATTGAAAGACGCCTGGAAAGCGCTGATCGACGGCGGCATGAAGCCCGCGGCGCTCGAAGAGTGGAAAAAGCCGCCTTTTTCCGAGCGGGAGGGGCTGGAAATCGCCAAGAAGCTCGAAGCCGGCGAACGCGAGGCGCGGCTGATCACGCGCAACTGGACGCGGGAGTTCAAGGCGAAGTACCAGCGCGTGAAGGAACTGGGGAAGTAG
- the potA gene encoding Spermidine/putrescine import ATP-binding protein PotA, translated as MIPVTVDNVVKLFGRTRALDSVTLRIDRGELFFLLGPSGCGKTTLLRSIAGFYTPESGRIFFGDVDVTHVPPQRRDTGMVFQNYALWPHLTVEANVAFGLSVRRVGRSERKRRVTEALETVRMGQYSRRKPNQLSGGQQQRIALARALVIRPRCLLLDEPLSNLDAKLRLEMRCEIRRLCKEAGLTAIYVTHDQKEALTIADRMAVMFDGKIAQLGTPRELYRHPADARIADFLGETNFLNVTVRSQEGGAALLDSPIGPLRAENLNGSAASGACVASIRPEAIVVCVGGAGVSVSGGTGVSASGGTGVSPVRTSTGTGETPIPPGNVAPINPAANRVSAKVVDVLYLGEAVQLTLAAGTATLRANLTESAASASPTAGQMVTCEIDPRDVVVLKG; from the coding sequence ATGATCCCGGTCACTGTTGACAACGTCGTCAAGCTCTTCGGGCGGACGCGGGCCCTCGACAGCGTCACTCTGCGCATCGACCGCGGCGAGCTGTTCTTCCTTCTCGGCCCCTCCGGCTGCGGAAAAACCACGCTGCTGCGCAGCATCGCCGGTTTCTACACGCCCGAGTCGGGCCGCATCTTCTTCGGCGACGTCGACGTGACGCACGTCCCGCCGCAGCGGCGCGACACGGGCATGGTCTTCCAGAATTACGCCCTTTGGCCTCACCTCACGGTCGAGGCCAACGTCGCCTTCGGCCTGAGCGTCCGCCGCGTCGGCCGCAGCGAGCGGAAACGCCGCGTGACAGAGGCGCTGGAAACCGTGCGGATGGGGCAATACTCCCGCCGCAAGCCGAACCAGCTTTCCGGCGGTCAGCAGCAGCGGATTGCGCTGGCGAGGGCGCTGGTGATTCGTCCGCGCTGCCTGCTGCTGGATGAACCGCTGAGCAACCTCGACGCGAAACTGCGGCTGGAGATGCGCTGTGAAATCCGACGGTTGTGCAAGGAGGCGGGGTTGACGGCGATCTACGTGACGCACGATCAGAAAGAGGCGCTGACGATCGCCGACCGGATGGCGGTGATGTTCGACGGCAAGATTGCGCAGCTCGGGACGCCGCGCGAGTTGTATCGGCATCCGGCGGATGCGCGGATCGCTGATTTTCTGGGTGAGACGAATTTCCTGAATGTGACGGTGCGCTCGCAGGAGGGCGGGGCGGCGCTGCTGGATTCGCCGATCGGGCCGCTGCGGGCGGAGAACCTGAACGGCTCGGCGGCGTCGGGGGCGTGCGTGGCGTCGATCCGGCCCGAGGCGATAGTGGTGTGCGTGGGCGGGGCAGGGGTCTCGGTATCGGGTGGGACGGGCGTCTCGGCATCGGGTGGGACGGGCGTCTCGCCCGTCCGCACAAGCACTGGAACGGGCGAGACGCCCATCCCGCCCGGAAACGTCGCACCCATCAACCCCGCGGCCAATCGCGTGTCTGCCAAGGTGGTGGACGTGCTGTACCTGGGAGAGGCGGTGCAGTTGACGCTGGCCGCCGGGACGGCGACGCTGCGCGCGAACCTGACCGAATCGGCAGCGTCGGCGTCTCCGACGGCGGGGCAGATGGTGACGTGCGAGATTGATCCGCGGGATGTGGTTGTGTTGAAAGGATAA
- the ffh gene encoding Signal recognition particle protein yields the protein MFESLTEKLGSVFRSIRGRGKITESNVQDAMRQVRTALLEADVNVEVARTFCDECLQKALGQQVLSTLSPDQVMVKVVHDELVRLMGPIETRIPFVSTPPTIILMAGLQGSGKTTTCAKLARYCMQRGKKPMLVAADLKRPAAIDQLEVLGRQVEIPVHAERDHQNPVRVCRNAVRASRQLDRDVVILDTAGRLAIDEELMTELKQVAEATQPHQIYLVLDAMTGQDAVHTAKSFDERLELDGVVLTKFDSDTRGGAALSVKSVTGKPIKFIGVGEKLDAIEEFHPERIAGRILGMGDIVSLVEKAHEVIDQKEAEKAQQKMMKGDFGLDDFLAQLDGIRKMGPLKSILKMIPGVGGMLDQVNLPEEDMNRIKGIIHSMTPRERRDPDIIEASRRRRIARGAGVEMEEVSGLVKQFAQMRGMMKMMAGMGMGQKLAATKALGEMGMLDGSGGVPRVKKGSTFYNPRPTERKKRRRRR from the coding sequence ATGTTCGAATCGCTCACAGAGAAGCTCGGCAGCGTCTTTCGAAGCATCCGCGGCCGCGGAAAGATCACTGAATCGAACGTGCAGGACGCCATGCGCCAGGTGCGCACCGCCCTGCTCGAGGCCGACGTCAACGTCGAAGTCGCCCGCACGTTCTGCGACGAGTGCCTGCAGAAGGCGCTCGGCCAGCAGGTGCTCAGTACGCTCAGCCCCGACCAGGTGATGGTCAAGGTCGTGCACGACGAGCTGGTGCGGCTGATGGGGCCGATCGAGACGCGCATTCCTTTCGTCTCCACACCGCCGACGATCATCCTCATGGCCGGCCTGCAGGGTTCGGGCAAGACGACCACCTGCGCCAAGCTGGCCCGCTACTGCATGCAGCGCGGCAAAAAGCCGATGCTCGTCGCCGCTGACCTGAAGCGGCCGGCGGCCATCGACCAGCTCGAGGTGCTCGGCAGGCAGGTCGAAATCCCCGTCCACGCTGAGCGCGACCACCAGAATCCCGTCCGCGTCTGCCGCAACGCCGTCCGCGCCAGCAGGCAGCTCGACCGCGACGTGGTCATTCTGGACACCGCCGGCCGGCTGGCGATCGACGAAGAGCTCATGACCGAGCTGAAGCAGGTCGCCGAAGCCACCCAGCCACACCAGATTTACCTCGTGCTCGACGCCATGACCGGCCAGGATGCCGTCCACACGGCCAAGTCGTTCGACGAGCGGCTGGAGCTGGACGGCGTTGTCCTGACGAAGTTCGACTCGGACACGCGCGGCGGGGCGGCGCTCTCGGTCAAATCGGTGACCGGCAAACCGATCAAGTTCATCGGCGTGGGCGAGAAGCTGGACGCGATTGAGGAGTTTCACCCGGAGCGCATCGCCGGCCGCATTCTCGGCATGGGCGACATCGTCAGCCTGGTGGAAAAGGCGCACGAGGTCATCGATCAGAAAGAGGCCGAGAAGGCCCAGCAGAAGATGATGAAGGGGGATTTCGGGCTGGACGATTTCCTCGCGCAGCTCGACGGCATCCGCAAGATGGGGCCGCTCAAGTCGATCCTGAAGATGATCCCCGGCGTGGGCGGAATGCTCGACCAGGTGAATCTGCCCGAGGAGGACATGAATCGCATCAAGGGCATCATTCACTCGATGACCCCGCGCGAACGCCGCGACCCGGACATCATCGAAGCCTCGCGCCGCCGCCGCATTGCCCGCGGGGCGGGGGTCGAGATGGAGGAGGTGTCGGGGCTGGTGAAGCAGTTCGCGCAAATGCGCGGCATGATGAAGATGATGGCGGGGATGGGAATGGGTCAGAAGCTGGCGGCGACCAAGGCGCTGGGCGAGATGGGCATGCTGGACGGCAGCGGCGGCGTGCCGCGGGTGAAAAAGGGGTCCACGTTCTACAACCCGCGGCCGACGGAGCGGAAGAAGCGCCGGCGGCGGCGCTGA
- the truB gene encoding tRNA pseudouridine synthase B yields the protein MDGLINLFKPVGLSSAQSVYRVRRITGQRKSGHAGTLDPAADGVLLVCLGRATKLVERLMDQPKVYRATARLDVTSESFDSDRPLLPVPVKAFPSGEEVRAAAAAFEGQIQQVPPAVSALKVSGVPAYELARRGKTVELKARTVCVYWLVVRHYDWPVLSFEMACGRGTYVRALIRDWGVRLGVGGCLTSLTRVAVGPFHHANSWTLERLEPAHASDYLLGIDEARAMTATSAPPARPRTVSDDDVMF from the coding sequence ATGGACGGCCTGATAAACCTCTTTAAGCCCGTCGGTCTCAGCAGCGCCCAATCGGTCTATCGTGTCCGCCGCATCACCGGACAGCGCAAGAGTGGGCATGCCGGCACGCTGGACCCGGCGGCCGACGGCGTTCTGCTGGTCTGCCTGGGCAGGGCGACCAAGCTGGTTGAACGGCTGATGGACCAGCCCAAGGTCTATCGCGCCACGGCCCGTCTCGACGTAACAAGCGAGAGCTTCGACAGCGACCGCCCGCTTCTGCCGGTCCCGGTGAAAGCCTTTCCGTCGGGTGAGGAAGTCCGCGCCGCCGCCGCCGCGTTCGAGGGGCAAATCCAGCAGGTGCCTCCGGCGGTGAGCGCGCTGAAAGTCTCTGGGGTGCCGGCCTATGAGCTGGCCCGACGCGGTAAGACGGTCGAGCTGAAGGCGCGTACAGTCTGCGTTTATTGGCTCGTCGTTCGCCACTACGACTGGCCGGTCCTTTCGTTCGAAATGGCTTGCGGCCGCGGCACTTACGTGCGGGCGCTGATCCGGGACTGGGGGGTGAGGCTGGGTGTTGGCGGCTGTCTGACCAGCCTCACGCGCGTCGCGGTCGGGCCCTTTCACCACGCGAATTCCTGGACGCTGGAGCGGCTTGAGCCGGCCCACGCCAGTGACTACCTGCTGGGGATTGACGAAGCCCGAGCCATGACGGCGACGTCCGCACCGCCCGCCCGCCCGCGCACCGTATCGGACGATGATGTCATGTTTTGA
- the paiA gene encoding Protease synthase and sporulation negative regulatory protein PAI 1: MTPEPTASRTALLIRDAVPADAETLTLFAARVFYDTFAALSNPDDMQLYLAEAFSVQRQRSEIAAPECRFFLAEISDALVGYAKLRSGYVPKCVTHSRPIELNRMYVDPVWKGRGVGDRLMERCLEAARQAGFETMWLGVWDRNPRARRFYARWGFVEIGEHPFQFGTELQTDLVAVRRIE; encoded by the coding sequence ATGACGCCCGAACCAACCGCCTCGCGTACGGCGCTTCTTATCCGCGATGCCGTGCCCGCCGACGCGGAAACGCTCACCCTCTTCGCCGCGCGCGTCTTTTACGACACCTTCGCCGCGCTCAGCAACCCCGATGACATGCAGCTCTACCTCGCCGAGGCCTTCTCCGTCCAGCGGCAGCGCAGCGAAATCGCCGCCCCGGAGTGCCGCTTCTTCCTGGCCGAAATCAGCGACGCGCTGGTCGGCTACGCGAAGCTCCGCAGCGGCTACGTTCCGAAGTGCGTGACGCACTCGCGGCCCATCGAGTTGAACCGCATGTACGTCGATCCGGTCTGGAAGGGCCGCGGCGTGGGGGACCGGCTGATGGAGCGATGCCTGGAAGCCGCTCGGCAAGCCGGATTCGAGACGATGTGGCTGGGCGTGTGGGACCGCAACCCGCGCGCCCGCCGCTTCTATGCCCGCTGGGGCTTCGTAGAAATCGGCGAGCACCCGTTTCAGTTCGGCACGGAGTTGCAGACAGACCTGGTAGCCGTGCGACGAATTGAGTGA
- the acsA_1 gene encoding Acetyl-coenzyme A ligase, with product MSIAPAASSGERVFAPPSEFARRAHLRSLDEYRRMYQRSIGDAEGFWSEIARGFHWQQPWSTFREWDFKDAIFIRYFVGGKTNICYNALDRHLATRGEQTAIIWEGNEPGEQGRVSYRELHQQVCKFARVLKSHGVKKGDRVSIYMPMTPELPVAMLACARIGAIHSVVFGGFSAESLADRIVDSGCRTLVTADGVMRGTKLVPLKQTADEAMQLAADRGTSVTACIVYQRLSPEKLGSIGVPPVRMQPGRDFWWHDVMKTASADCPVEWMDSEDPLFILYTSGSTGKPKGVLHTTAGYMIHAATTFKYVFDYHDGDIWWCTADIGWVTGHSYIVYGPLCNGATTIMFEGIPVYPDAGRFWDVVDKYKVTQFYTAPTAIRALMREGEHHVLKRDLSSLKLLGTVGEPINPEAWMWYHRFVGKERCPIVDTWWQTETGGILITPLPGAIPTKPGSATLPFFGVKPVILDEKGERVEGAASGALFIEEPWPGMMRTVFGQHERFKETYFARVPGFYFTGDGCRRDTDGYYWITGRIDDVINVAGHRLGTAEIESALVSHSSVAEAAVVGYPHDIKGTGIYAYVTLKDGRPYDDNLKKELIAHVRKEIGAIAAPDVIHWAPGLPKTRSGKIMRRILRKIAEGHPEQIGDTTTLADPGVVDNLLKSK from the coding sequence ATGTCGATTGCCCCCGCCGCGTCGTCTGGAGAGCGCGTTTTCGCGCCGCCGTCCGAGTTTGCCCGCCGCGCCCATCTTCGCTCGCTGGACGAATACCGCCGCATGTATCAGCGCTCCATCGGCGACGCTGAGGGATTCTGGTCCGAGATCGCCCGCGGGTTTCACTGGCAGCAGCCGTGGAGCACGTTTCGCGAGTGGGATTTCAAGGACGCGATCTTCATCCGTTACTTCGTCGGCGGGAAGACGAACATCTGCTACAACGCGCTGGACCGACACCTCGCGACGCGCGGCGAGCAGACGGCGATCATCTGGGAGGGCAACGAACCCGGTGAGCAGGGCCGCGTCAGTTACCGCGAACTGCACCAGCAGGTGTGCAAGTTCGCGCGCGTGCTGAAATCCCACGGCGTGAAGAAGGGCGACCGCGTCAGCATTTACATGCCGATGACGCCCGAGCTGCCGGTCGCGATGCTGGCCTGCGCCCGCATCGGCGCGATTCACTCCGTCGTCTTCGGAGGCTTCTCAGCCGAGTCGCTCGCCGATCGCATCGTCGACAGCGGCTGCCGGACGCTGGTGACTGCCGACGGCGTCATGCGCGGCACGAAGCTCGTCCCCCTCAAGCAGACGGCCGATGAAGCCATGCAACTCGCCGCCGACCGCGGAACGAGCGTCACGGCGTGCATCGTCTACCAGCGACTCTCGCCCGAGAAACTGGGGAGCATCGGCGTCCCGCCGGTGCGAATGCAACCGGGCCGCGATTTCTGGTGGCACGACGTGATGAAAACTGCCTCCGCCGACTGCCCGGTCGAGTGGATGGACAGCGAAGACCCGCTCTTCATCCTCTACACCAGCGGTTCGACGGGGAAACCGAAGGGCGTGCTGCACACCACCGCCGGTTACATGATCCACGCCGCGACAACGTTCAAATACGTCTTCGATTATCACGACGGCGACATCTGGTGGTGTACGGCGGACATCGGCTGGGTCACGGGGCACTCGTACATCGTGTACGGCCCGCTGTGCAACGGCGCGACGACGATCATGTTCGAGGGCATCCCGGTCTATCCCGACGCCGGCCGCTTCTGGGATGTCGTGGACAAGTACAAGGTGACTCAGTTCTACACGGCCCCGACCGCGATTCGCGCCCTGATGCGCGAGGGCGAGCATCATGTGCTCAAGCGCGACCTGTCGAGCCTGAAGCTGCTCGGCACGGTCGGCGAACCGATCAACCCCGAGGCGTGGATGTGGTACCACCGCTTTGTCGGCAAGGAGCGCTGCCCGATTGTCGATACCTGGTGGCAAACCGAGACCGGCGGAATCCTGATTACGCCGCTGCCGGGGGCGATCCCGACCAAGCCCGGCTCGGCGACGCTGCCATTTTTCGGCGTGAAGCCGGTGATTCTGGATGAGAAAGGCGAGCGCGTCGAAGGGGCCGCCAGCGGGGCGCTCTTCATCGAGGAGCCGTGGCCGGGAATGATGCGAACCGTCTTCGGCCAGCATGAGCGATTCAAGGAAACGTACTTCGCTCGCGTCCCGGGGTTCTACTTCACCGGCGACGGCTGCCGCCGCGACACCGACGGCTACTACTGGATAACCGGCCGAATCGACGACGTGATCAACGTCGCCGGTCATCGGCTGGGAACGGCCGAAATCGAGTCGGCGCTCGTGTCGCACTCGTCCGTGGCGGAGGCGGCGGTCGTCGGCTATCCGCACGACATCAAGGGCACGGGCATCTACGCGTACGTGACGCTCAAGGACGGACGGCCCTATGACGACAACCTGAAGAAAGAACTGATCGCCCACGTTCGCAAGGAGATCGGCGCGATCGCCGCTCCGGACGTGATTCACTGGGCCCCCGGCCTGCCCAAGACGCGCAGCGGCAAAATCATGCGGCGGATTCTGAGGAAGATTGCGGAGGGGCATCCGGAACAGATCGGCGACACGACCACGCTGGCAGATCCGGGCGTGGTGGACAATCTGCTGAAGTCGAAGTGA